TGAAGAGCGCGGAGGATCTTGACCTGAAGAGACAGGTCCATTTCACCGATTTCATCAAGAAAAATAGTGCCGCCATCAGCCAGTTCAAACCGGCCTGGACGAGAGCGTATGGCATGCGTAAATGCACCCTTCTCATGGCCGAACAACTCGGATTCGAGCAATTCCTTGGGAATGGCCCCGCAGTTGATGGGAACAAACGGTTTATTGTGACGATCACTATTTTGATGCAACGCCCGGACAAGAAGCTCCTTGCCGGTCCCGGACTCACCGGTGACCAGCACCGTGCTATCCGTGGGAGCAACCTTCCCCAGAACCTTGAACACTTCGGCAAGAGCAGGACTATTTCCGATAATGCCGGTCAGGTTAAGTGCCATCTCTCCTCCAAATACACATGAATATGCATCGAACGGGCAGTGGGTCACCCGTAGGTATTTCTTTAATATACATCTTCCCTGTCAACAAAATGACAGTATGTCAATATATTCAATCACATTTACCGGAAAATATCTGGAAAAACACGGAATTTGATGAATCGGCTCAAAAAAAAGCCCGACAGTAATGCCGGGCCTTGCAGACGAATACAAAGCGTTTTAACTCCGCTTGAGAATCTCTTTGGCGGGGATAAGCGCAGTTGCAGCGGCGCCAACAATATTTCCGGCCACGCCGGGACCGTCTCCAGCCACGAACAGGCCGTTAACGCTGGTCTCGAGATGAGCCCGGGTATCCACCTGTGTGGCAAAGAACTTGATCTCCGGTGCATAAAGCAGGGTTTCATCGTTGGAGACACCAGGCACAACGTTATTGAGCTGTTCCAGACCGTCCATGAGATTGGTCAGGATACGCTCGGGCAAAGCCATGGCGATATCTCCCGGCACCACATTTTTCATGGTCGGTTCAATATACCCGTTACCGATGCGGTCCCATGTGGAACGACGTCCGCGACGCAGATCACCAAACCGCTGCAAAATAGGCTTGCCACCGCCGATAAGGGTCGCCAGTCGTCCGATGGATTCGCCATACGCCTGATTGTCCTCAACGGGATCATTCAGGACCACCTTGGACAGGAAGGCAAAGTTGGTGTTCTCGGACTTGGTATTCATGAGCGCGTGCCCATTGACGCAAACGAAATCCTGATAGTTCTCCAGAGCCACGAAGCCACCATAATTCGTACAGAACGTCCGGGTCTGGTCGTCATACTTATTAGTGCGCACAAAAAAGGTCGGATCGTAGATCACGGAACAGAGGTCCTGCATGATTTCATTATGGACCTCGACCCGGACACCCACTTCAATACCACGCTGAGAAACTTCGATCCCGTGGCGCTGTACGACCTGGCCGACCCATTCCGCACCCACGCGGCCCGGAGC
The genomic region above belongs to uncultured Pseudodesulfovibrio sp. and contains:
- a CDS encoding NAD(P)/FAD-dependent oxidoreductase yields the protein MTKTKKTDFDVIIVGGGPAGLFASYYLAEHSDLDVLLIDKGKLSLKRDCPLSGDQECIKCRPCNILCGVGGAGLFSDGKLNFIHKLGKTDLTQFVGITEAHALIEETEEIFNRFGMDGKVFPTDMEKAKEIRKAARKDGIDLLVIKQKHLGSDNLPGHIAGMADYIQDKGVTFHTSENVKDITVDKGRVTGVVTNRGEYKAKNVILAPGRVGAEWVGQVVQRHGIEVSQRGIEVGVRVEVHNEIMQDLCSVIYDPTFFVRTNKYDDQTRTFCTNYGGFVALENYQDFVCVNGHALMNTKSENTNFAFLSKVVLNDPVEDNQAYGESIGRLATLIGGGKPILQRFGDLRRGRRSTWDRIGNGYIEPTMKNVVPGDIAMALPERILTNLMDGLEQLNNVVPGVSNDETLLYAPEIKFFATQVDTRAHLETSVNGLFVAGDGPGVAGNIVGAAATALIPAKEILKRS